One Cellulosimicrobium protaetiae genomic region harbors:
- the lgt gene encoding prolipoprotein diacylglyceryl transferase, translating into MSAALAVGQLVEAAGALPAAIPSPPQHTWYLGPFPIRAYALAILAGIAVALWLTRRRWVARGGEADDVLEIAFWAVPFGIVGGRLYHVFSTPDPYWGPDGNPVRALYVWEGGLGIWGAVALGAVGAYIGCRRQRVSFPAFADALAPGLLLAQAVGRLGNWFNQELFGGPTTLPWGLRVDDSVAAAAGYPPGTLFHPTFLYEMVWNIGAALLLIYLDRRFRLGHGRVFWLYVFVYTLGRVWIEMLRIDEAELVLGLRLNVWTSILVGVGALIAFIVVGRRHPGREETVSLDAPDEAPTTGPEEPVEESTDDEDPSTTEDSDDAEESEQADAARPDPGR; encoded by the coding sequence ATGAGCGCCGCACTTGCCGTCGGGCAGCTCGTGGAGGCCGCGGGCGCACTGCCCGCCGCGATCCCGAGCCCCCCGCAGCACACGTGGTACCTCGGTCCGTTCCCGATCCGCGCGTACGCGCTCGCGATCCTCGCGGGCATCGCCGTCGCCCTGTGGCTCACCCGGCGGCGCTGGGTCGCGCGCGGGGGTGAGGCGGACGACGTCCTGGAGATCGCCTTCTGGGCCGTCCCGTTCGGCATCGTCGGCGGGCGGCTCTACCACGTCTTCTCGACGCCGGACCCGTACTGGGGGCCGGACGGGAACCCCGTCCGTGCGCTCTACGTGTGGGAGGGCGGCCTCGGCATCTGGGGCGCGGTCGCGCTCGGTGCCGTGGGCGCCTACATCGGCTGCCGACGGCAGCGCGTGAGCTTCCCTGCCTTCGCCGACGCCCTCGCGCCGGGGCTGCTGCTCGCCCAGGCCGTGGGACGGCTCGGCAACTGGTTCAACCAGGAGCTCTTCGGCGGGCCCACGACGCTGCCCTGGGGGCTGCGCGTCGACGACTCCGTGGCCGCCGCGGCGGGCTATCCGCCGGGCACCTTGTTCCACCCGACGTTCCTGTACGAGATGGTCTGGAACATCGGTGCTGCCCTGCTCCTGATCTACCTGGACCGTCGGTTCCGGCTGGGTCATGGTCGGGTATTCTGGCTCTACGTCTTCGTCTACACGCTCGGTCGTGTGTGGATCGAGATGCTGCGCATCGACGAGGCAGAGCTCGTCCTCGGCCTCCGGCTGAACGTCTGGACCTCGATCCTGGTCGGCGTCGGTGCGTTGATTGCGTTTATCGTTGTCGGGCGTCGCCACCCCGGGCGCGAGGAGACGGTGTCCCTCGACGCTCCGGACGAGGCGCCCACCACGGGGCCCGAGGAGCCGGTCGAGGAGTCGACCGACGACGAGGACCCCTCGACGACCGAGGACTCCGACGACGCGGAGGAGTCCGAGCAGGCAGATGCTGCGCGACCAGACCCCGGTCGCTGA
- the gltB gene encoding glutamate synthase large subunit yields MTTPQYRDAHRAPALSAPPTASGLYDPAAEHDACGVAFVATLRGTPGRDIVDAGLTALLNLDHRGAVGAEENSGDGAGILTQIPDAFVRDVVDAELPPAGHYAIGMAFLPQDADAAAAATRGVEAIAAEEKLEVLAWRDVPVTADLVGPSARASMPLFRHVVVADPSRELSGVELDRRTYRLRKRAENELGLFFASLSARTLTYKGMLTTAQLEPFFPDLSDPRYASEIALVHSRFSTNTFPSWPLAQPFRMIAHNGEINTVRGNRNWMAAREGTLASDAVGDLAPLLPVCSEGSSDSASFDEVLELLHLSGRSLPHAVLMMIPEAWENHADMDPDLRAFYEYHSTLMEPWDGPACLNFTDGTLIGAVLDRNGLRPGRYWVTEDGLVVLASEAGVLDLDPATIVRKGRLEPGRMFLVDTGQGRIIEDEEIKSQLAAQRPYAQWVAENAVYLDQLPEREHVAHSPASVERRQRAFGYTQEELKVILTPMANTGAEPLGAMGTDTPIAVLAKRPRLLFDYFTQMFAQVTNPPLDAIREELVTSIGGAIGPEPNLLVDTPEHARKLMLPFPVLDNDQLAKIIRVDKDPKLAGIFRAVTIKGLYRVAGGGESLLTRLEEIFAEVDAHVAAGASFIVLSDRDSDAEHAPIPSLLLSSAVHHHLLRRHTRTQVSLVVEAGDVREVHHVALLIGYGAAAVNPYLAMETVEDLARRGYLAVEPAKAVANLIKGLGKGVLKVMSKMGISTISSYRGAQVFEAVGLSHDLVQAFFSGTTSRLSGIGLDVVAAEVAARHVDAYPTSGNHRPHVRLTTGGEYQWRRDSEEHLFDPETVFRLQHATRERRFDIFREYTHRVDEQSSRLMTLRGLLELREGERPALPLDEVEPVSEIVKRFNTGAMSYGSISAEAHETLAVAMNRLGGRSNTGEGGEDPERLYDPERRSKVKQIASGRFGVTSEYLTNADDIQIKLAQGAKPGEGGQLPGHKVYPWVAKTRHSTPGVGLISPPPHHDIYSIEDLAQLIHDAKNANPAARIHVKLVSEFGVGTVATGVSKAHADVVLISGHDGGTGASPLTSLKHAGTPWEIGLAETQQTLVLNNLRDRIVVQVDGQMKTGRDVVVAALLGAEEFGFATAPMVVSGCVMMRVCHLDTCPVGVATQNPELRARFTGKPEFVVNFFEFIAEEVREYLARLGFRTIEEAIGHVEYLDTRKAVDHWKAQGLDLGPILEQPVPVEGASLRNTTTQDHGLDKALDNQLVALAQDALERREPVRISLSVRNVNRTVGTMLGHEVTKRFRGEGLPDDTIDVTLTGSAGQSLGAFLPRGVTLRLFGDANDYVGKGLSGGRIVVRPDRNAVLTGSSNVVAGNVIGYGATSGEIFLRGRVGERFGVRNSGATLVVEGVGDHGCEYMTGGTVLVLGPTGRNFGAGMSGGTAYVLDLREAAVNTSALATGELGLSPLEDAEVALVEQLVRRHHEETGSPLAAELLEDFSAAVQRFTRVLPTDFARMRSALEKAESAGLDPAAPGVWDQILEVARG; encoded by the coding sequence ATGACCACGCCGCAGTATCGGGACGCGCACCGGGCACCCGCCCTGTCCGCCCCTCCCACGGCATCCGGTCTCTACGACCCCGCCGCCGAGCACGACGCGTGCGGCGTCGCCTTCGTGGCGACGCTCCGCGGCACGCCCGGACGCGACATCGTTGACGCGGGCCTGACGGCCCTGCTCAACCTCGACCACCGCGGTGCCGTCGGCGCCGAGGAGAACAGCGGCGACGGCGCCGGGATCCTCACGCAGATCCCGGACGCGTTCGTGCGCGACGTGGTCGACGCGGAGCTCCCGCCCGCCGGGCACTACGCCATCGGCATGGCGTTCCTGCCGCAGGACGCCGACGCGGCCGCCGCGGCGACCCGTGGCGTCGAGGCCATCGCGGCGGAGGAGAAGCTCGAGGTCCTCGCGTGGCGCGACGTGCCCGTCACGGCGGACCTCGTGGGGCCGAGCGCGCGCGCGTCGATGCCGCTCTTCCGGCACGTCGTGGTCGCCGACCCGTCGCGCGAGCTGTCCGGCGTCGAGCTGGACCGCCGCACCTATCGCCTGCGCAAGCGCGCGGAGAACGAGCTCGGACTGTTCTTCGCCTCGCTCTCGGCGCGCACCCTCACGTACAAGGGCATGCTGACGACGGCTCAGCTCGAGCCGTTCTTCCCAGACCTGTCCGACCCGCGGTACGCGAGCGAGATCGCTCTCGTGCACTCGCGGTTCTCGACCAACACGTTCCCGTCCTGGCCGCTCGCGCAGCCGTTCCGCATGATCGCGCACAACGGCGAGATCAACACGGTGCGGGGCAACCGGAACTGGATGGCGGCGCGCGAGGGCACCCTCGCCAGCGACGCCGTCGGCGACCTCGCCCCGCTGCTGCCCGTCTGCTCGGAGGGGTCGAGCGACTCGGCCAGCTTCGACGAGGTGCTCGAGCTGCTGCACCTGTCGGGCCGCTCGCTGCCGCACGCGGTGCTCATGATGATCCCGGAGGCGTGGGAGAACCACGCCGACATGGACCCGGACCTCCGTGCGTTCTACGAGTACCACTCGACGCTCATGGAACCGTGGGACGGGCCGGCGTGCCTCAACTTCACGGACGGCACGCTCATCGGCGCGGTCCTCGACCGCAACGGTCTGCGCCCGGGGCGCTACTGGGTGACCGAGGACGGCCTCGTCGTGCTCGCGAGCGAGGCGGGCGTGCTCGACCTCGACCCCGCGACGATCGTCCGCAAGGGTCGTCTCGAGCCGGGCCGCATGTTCCTCGTGGACACCGGCCAGGGCCGGATCATCGAGGACGAGGAGATCAAGTCCCAGCTCGCCGCGCAGCGCCCCTACGCGCAGTGGGTCGCGGAGAACGCGGTCTACCTCGACCAGCTCCCCGAGCGCGAGCACGTCGCGCACAGCCCTGCGTCCGTCGAGCGCCGCCAGCGCGCCTTCGGGTACACGCAGGAGGAGCTCAAGGTCATCCTCACCCCGATGGCGAACACGGGGGCGGAGCCGCTGGGCGCGATGGGCACGGACACGCCCATCGCCGTCCTGGCGAAGCGCCCGCGCCTGCTGTTCGACTACTTCACGCAGATGTTCGCGCAGGTCACGAACCCGCCGCTCGACGCGATCCGCGAGGAGCTCGTCACGTCCATCGGCGGTGCGATCGGCCCCGAGCCGAACCTCCTCGTCGACACGCCCGAGCACGCGCGCAAGCTCATGCTGCCGTTCCCCGTGCTCGACAACGACCAGCTCGCCAAGATCATCCGCGTCGACAAGGACCCGAAGCTCGCCGGCATCTTCCGTGCCGTGACGATCAAGGGCCTGTACCGCGTCGCGGGTGGCGGCGAGTCGCTGCTCACCCGGCTCGAGGAGATCTTCGCCGAGGTCGACGCGCACGTCGCCGCCGGCGCGAGCTTCATCGTGCTCTCGGACCGCGACTCGGACGCCGAGCACGCCCCGATCCCGTCGCTGCTCCTGTCGAGCGCGGTGCACCACCACCTGCTGCGCCGCCACACGCGGACCCAGGTGTCGCTCGTCGTCGAGGCCGGCGACGTGCGCGAGGTGCACCACGTCGCGCTCCTCATCGGCTATGGCGCGGCCGCGGTCAACCCGTACCTCGCCATGGAGACCGTCGAGGACCTCGCGCGCCGCGGCTACCTCGCCGTCGAGCCCGCGAAGGCCGTCGCGAACCTCATCAAGGGGCTCGGCAAGGGCGTGCTCAAGGTCATGAGCAAGATGGGCATCTCGACCATCTCCTCGTACCGGGGCGCGCAGGTGTTCGAGGCCGTCGGCCTCTCGCACGACCTGGTCCAGGCCTTCTTCAGCGGCACGACGTCCCGACTCAGCGGGATCGGGCTCGACGTCGTCGCGGCCGAGGTCGCGGCGCGGCACGTCGACGCCTACCCGACGTCGGGCAACCACCGCCCGCACGTGCGTCTCACGACGGGCGGCGAGTACCAGTGGCGCCGCGACAGCGAGGAGCACCTGTTCGACCCGGAGACGGTGTTCCGCCTCCAGCACGCGACGCGCGAGCGCCGCTTCGACATCTTCCGCGAGTACACCCACCGCGTGGACGAGCAGTCCTCGCGGCTCATGACGCTGCGCGGTCTGCTCGAGCTGCGCGAGGGCGAGCGCCCCGCGCTCCCGCTCGACGAGGTCGAGCCGGTCAGCGAGATCGTGAAGCGGTTCAACACGGGCGCCATGTCCTACGGGTCGATCTCCGCGGAGGCTCACGAGACCCTCGCGGTCGCGATGAACCGCCTCGGCGGCCGGTCGAACACCGGCGAGGGCGGCGAGGACCCGGAGCGCCTGTACGACCCGGAGCGGCGCTCCAAGGTCAAGCAGATCGCGTCGGGCCGGTTCGGCGTCACGAGCGAGTACCTGACCAACGCGGACGACATCCAGATCAAGCTCGCCCAGGGCGCCAAGCCCGGCGAGGGCGGGCAGCTCCCGGGGCACAAGGTGTACCCGTGGGTCGCGAAGACCCGGCACTCGACGCCGGGCGTCGGGCTCATCTCGCCGCCGCCGCACCACGACATCTACTCGATCGAGGACCTCGCGCAGCTCATCCACGACGCGAAGAACGCGAACCCGGCGGCGCGCATCCACGTCAAGCTCGTCTCCGAGTTCGGCGTCGGGACCGTCGCGACGGGCGTGTCCAAGGCGCACGCGGACGTCGTCCTCATCTCCGGCCACGACGGCGGCACGGGCGCGAGCCCGCTGACGTCGCTCAAGCACGCGGGCACGCCCTGGGAGATCGGCCTCGCCGAGACCCAGCAGACGCTCGTGCTGAACAACCTGCGCGACCGCATCGTCGTCCAGGTCGACGGCCAGATGAAGACCGGCCGTGACGTCGTCGTGGCGGCGCTGCTCGGGGCCGAGGAGTTCGGCTTCGCGACCGCCCCCATGGTCGTGTCGGGCTGCGTGATGATGCGCGTGTGCCACCTGGACACGTGCCCCGTGGGCGTCGCCACGCAGAACCCCGAGCTGCGCGCCCGCTTCACGGGCAAGCCGGAGTTCGTCGTGAACTTCTTCGAGTTCATCGCCGAGGAGGTGCGCGAGTACCTGGCGCGCCTCGGCTTCCGGACCATCGAGGAGGCGATCGGGCACGTCGAGTACCTCGACACGCGCAAGGCCGTCGACCACTGGAAGGCGCAGGGGCTCGACCTCGGGCCGATCCTGGAGCAGCCGGTGCCCGTCGAGGGTGCGTCGCTGCGCAACACCACGACGCAGGACCACGGTCTCGACAAGGCGCTCGACAACCAGCTCGTCGCCCTGGCGCAGGACGCGCTCGAGCGGCGCGAGCCGGTGCGGATCTCGCTGTCGGTGCGCAACGTCAACCGGACCGTCGGGACGATGCTCGGTCACGAGGTGACGAAGCGCTTCCGTGGCGAGGGCCTGCCCGACGACACGATCGACGTGACCCTCACGGGGTCCGCCGGTCAGTCGCTCGGCGCGTTCCTCCCGCGCGGCGTGACGCTGCGCCTGTTCGGCGACGCCAACGACTACGTCGGCAAGGGCCTGTCGGGCGGTCGGATCGTCGTCCGCCCGGACCGCAACGCGGTCCTCACCGGGTCGAGCAACGTCGTGGCGGGCAACGTCATCGGCTACGGCGCGACGTCGGGGGAGATCTTCCTGCGCGGTCGCGTGGGCGAGCGCTTCGGCGTGCGCAACTCGGGCGCGACGCTCGTCGTCGAGGGAGTGGGCGACCACGGCTGCGAGTACATGACGGGCGGCACGGTGCTCGTGCTCGGCCCGACGGGCCGCAACTTCGGCGCCGGCATGTCCGGCGGCACCGCGTACGTGCTCGACCTGCGCGAGGCCGCCGTGAACACGAGCGCGCTCGCGACGGGCGAGCTGGGCCTGAGCCCGCTCGAGGACGCCGAGGTGGCGCTCGTCGAGCAGCTCGTGCGCCGTCACCACGAGGAGACCGGGTCGCCGCTCGCGGCCGAGCTGCTCGAGGACTTCTCCGCGGCCGTCCAGCGCTTCACGCGCGTGCTGCCGACCGACTTCGCCCGCATGCGCTCGGCGCTCGAGAAGGCCGAGTCGGCCGGTCTCGACCCCGCGGCGCCGGGCGTGTGGGACCAGATCTTGGAGGTGGCCCGTGGCTGA